A section of the Oryza sativa Japonica Group chromosome 1, ASM3414082v1 genome encodes:
- the LOC4324984 gene encoding uncharacterized protein isoform X1 translates to MATSPRSPPGAPPPPEFEISRQSRLLAALSKKVIDLDELRMLAAQGVPDGAAVRPTVWKLLLGYLPSDRALWEQELAKKRSQYAAFKEEFLSNPMEIARQRELEGQGSENAGSIYNGLLHRSEVTQEEHPLSLGKTTAWNQFFEYSEIIEQIDRDVKRTHPDMHFFCGDSSFAKSNQESLKNILIIFAKLNAGIRYVQGMNEILAPLFFVFRNDPDDKNANFAEADSFFCFMELLSGFRDNFCQKLDNSAVGIQGTLSKLSQLVAKYDGELQRYLEITTEINPQFYAFRWITLLLTQEFNFADTIHIWDTLLSDPDGPQETLLRICCAMLILVRKRLLAGDFTSNLKLLQNYPPTNISHLLYVANKLH, encoded by the exons ATGGCGACCTCACCGCGATCCCCGCCGGGGGCGCCCCCTCCGCCGGAGTTCGAGATCTCGCGGCAGTCCCGTCTCCTCGCGGCG CTGTCCAAGAAGGTGATAGATCTCGATGAGCTGAGGATGCTGGCTGCTCAGGGGGTCCCtgacggcgccgccgtccgtccTACTGTGTGGAAG CTGTTGCTGGGCTATTTGCCGAGTGATCGTGCCCTGTGGGAGCAGGAGTTGGCAAAGAAGAGATCACAGTACGCAGCCTTTAAAGAAGAATTCCTTAGCAACCCT ATGGAAATTGCACGGCAACGGGAATTAGAAGGCCAAGGGAGTGAGAATGCAGGGAGTATATATAATGGGTTACTTCATAGATCAGAGGTTACACAAGAAGAGCACCCATTGAGCCTTGGGAAGACAACTGCATGGAATCAGTTCTTTGAG TATTCAGAGATTATCGAGCAAATTGACCGTGATGTGAAGCGCACTCACCCTGACATGCATTTTTTCTGTGGAGACTCatcttttgcaaagtccaatcAG GAATCTCTGAAAAATATACTGATTATCTTTGCAAAGCTGAATGCCGGAATACGTTATGTACAAGGGATGAATGAAATTTTGGCACCTCTCTTCTTTGTGTTTCGGAATGATCCAGATGATAAAAATGCT AACTTTGCAGAAGCTGATTCTTTCTTCTGCTTCATGGAGTTACTTAGTGGGTTTAGAGACAACTTCTGCCAGAAACTAGACAACAGTGCTGTTGGCATTCAAGGTACTCTCTCAAAACTGTCGCAACTTGTTGCGAAGTATGATGGAGAGCTTCAGCGTTATTTGGAAATAACAACAGAA ATTAATCCTCAGTTCTACGCATTCCGGTGGATTACGCTACTGTTAACCCAGGAGTTCAACTTTGCTGACACTATTCACATATGGGACACACTATTAAGTGATCCTGATGGTCCTCAG GAGACCTTGCTCAGAATCTGCTGTGCAATGCTGATTCTTGTCCGAAAACGCCTATTGGCTGGTGATTTCACTTCCAATCTCAAGCTCCTGCAGAACTACCCCCCAACAAACATCAGCCACCTCCTTTACGTCGCAAACAAGCTGCACTGA
- the LOC4324984 gene encoding uncharacterized protein isoform X2 has translation MATSPRSPPGAPPPPEFEISRQSRLLAALSKKVIDLDELRMLAAQGVPDGAAVRPTVWKLLLGYLPSDRALWEQELAKKRSQYAAFKEEFLSNPMEIARQRELEGQGSENAGSIYNGLLHRSEVTQEEHPLSLGKTTAWNQFFEYSEIIEQIDRDVKRTHPDMHFFCGDSSFAKSNQNFAEADSFFCFMELLSGFRDNFCQKLDNSAVGIQGTLSKLSQLVAKYDGELQRYLEITTEINPQFYAFRWITLLLTQEFNFADTIHIWDTLLSDPDGPQETLLRICCAMLILVRKRLLAGDFTSNLKLLQNYPPTNISHLLYVANKLH, from the exons ATGGCGACCTCACCGCGATCCCCGCCGGGGGCGCCCCCTCCGCCGGAGTTCGAGATCTCGCGGCAGTCCCGTCTCCTCGCGGCG CTGTCCAAGAAGGTGATAGATCTCGATGAGCTGAGGATGCTGGCTGCTCAGGGGGTCCCtgacggcgccgccgtccgtccTACTGTGTGGAAG CTGTTGCTGGGCTATTTGCCGAGTGATCGTGCCCTGTGGGAGCAGGAGTTGGCAAAGAAGAGATCACAGTACGCAGCCTTTAAAGAAGAATTCCTTAGCAACCCT ATGGAAATTGCACGGCAACGGGAATTAGAAGGCCAAGGGAGTGAGAATGCAGGGAGTATATATAATGGGTTACTTCATAGATCAGAGGTTACACAAGAAGAGCACCCATTGAGCCTTGGGAAGACAACTGCATGGAATCAGTTCTTTGAG TATTCAGAGATTATCGAGCAAATTGACCGTGATGTGAAGCGCACTCACCCTGACATGCATTTTTTCTGTGGAGACTCatcttttgcaaagtccaatcAG AACTTTGCAGAAGCTGATTCTTTCTTCTGCTTCATGGAGTTACTTAGTGGGTTTAGAGACAACTTCTGCCAGAAACTAGACAACAGTGCTGTTGGCATTCAAGGTACTCTCTCAAAACTGTCGCAACTTGTTGCGAAGTATGATGGAGAGCTTCAGCGTTATTTGGAAATAACAACAGAA ATTAATCCTCAGTTCTACGCATTCCGGTGGATTACGCTACTGTTAACCCAGGAGTTCAACTTTGCTGACACTATTCACATATGGGACACACTATTAAGTGATCCTGATGGTCCTCAG GAGACCTTGCTCAGAATCTGCTGTGCAATGCTGATTCTTGTCCGAAAACGCCTATTGGCTGGTGATTTCACTTCCAATCTCAAGCTCCTGCAGAACTACCCCCCAACAAACATCAGCCACCTCCTTTACGTCGCAAACAAGCTGCACTGA